The following coding sequences lie in one Niabella agricola genomic window:
- a CDS encoding YraN family protein translates to MATHNQLGKHGEDLAVTYLTQSGYTILFQNWRYSHYEIDIIATKNNKLHFVEVKTRSSNQFGYPEESVTKKKFRYLQQAADEFLYQHPGHYRIQYDILSITLRAGQPEFFLIKDFFL, encoded by the coding sequence ATGGCTACACATAATCAATTAGGAAAACATGGTGAAGACCTTGCAGTGACCTACCTGACACAAAGCGGTTATACCATCCTGTTTCAAAACTGGCGCTATTCGCATTATGAAATTGACATTATTGCTACCAAAAACAACAAGTTGCACTTTGTGGAGGTAAAAACCCGGAGCAGCAACCAATTTGGCTACCCCGAAGAAAGTGTCACCAAAAAGAAATTCCGTTATTTACAACAGGCCGCAGATGAATTTCTTTATCAGCATCCCGGACATTACCGTATTCAGTACGATATTTTGTCGATTACACTCCGCGCAGGGCAGCCCGAGTTTTTTTTAATCAAGGATTTTTTCTTGTGA
- the manA gene encoding mannose-6-phosphate isomerase, class I, which produces MQKLALLKGDVKHYDWGGVSFIPALLQVENPQMKPFAEYWMGVHPGANCTLALDDGRELLLRDYIRINPQELLGSAVEAAFGQMPYLLKVLDVKDMLSIQVHPSKAQAALDFEAENRKGIPLNASDRNYKDANHKPELMVALSGFYLLHGFKPEKQLLQTLEAVPELHVFIPVFKTGGYRGLYKMAMELPQEEVNELLQPLINRIIPLYQQEKLNKSSEDFWAARAAQTFLQPGSIDRGIFSIYFFNIVHLKTGEAIFQDAGVPHAYLEGYNVEIMASSDNVLRGGLTSKHIDTAELLKHTKCEATYPQVIPAKADEKEKVYPAPVPDFELHSYDLKTGDELELKPVTAELFLLTEGEAELSAGDTRIVLKTGAIAAAAFPGAVVKVLAGASSRIFRATVPL; this is translated from the coding sequence ATGCAAAAACTGGCGTTACTCAAAGGAGATGTAAAGCATTACGATTGGGGAGGTGTGTCGTTTATTCCAGCGCTGCTTCAGGTTGAAAATCCGCAGATGAAACCCTTTGCGGAGTACTGGATGGGTGTGCATCCTGGTGCAAATTGTACCCTCGCGCTGGATGACGGCCGGGAACTGTTGTTGCGGGATTATATCCGGATAAACCCGCAGGAGCTGCTTGGATCCGCCGTAGAAGCCGCTTTTGGGCAAATGCCTTATTTGTTAAAAGTATTGGATGTAAAGGATATGCTCTCTATTCAGGTGCATCCGTCTAAAGCACAGGCTGCATTGGATTTTGAGGCAGAGAACCGGAAAGGCATTCCTTTAAATGCGTCCGACCGGAATTACAAAGATGCCAACCACAAACCCGAGTTGATGGTGGCGTTAAGCGGGTTTTACCTGTTGCACGGCTTTAAACCGGAAAAGCAGTTGCTACAAACGCTGGAGGCGGTACCGGAATTACATGTTTTTATACCGGTGTTTAAAACCGGAGGGTATAGAGGGTTGTATAAAATGGCGATGGAGTTACCGCAGGAGGAAGTAAACGAACTGCTACAGCCGCTGATCAACCGCATCATCCCGCTGTACCAGCAGGAAAAACTGAACAAGTCTTCGGAGGATTTCTGGGCGGCTCGTGCGGCACAGACCTTTTTACAGCCTGGCTCCATCGACAGGGGGATCTTTTCGATCTATTTTTTTAATATCGTTCATCTGAAAACCGGAGAGGCCATATTCCAGGACGCCGGTGTGCCGCATGCCTACCTGGAAGGGTATAATGTAGAAATTATGGCCAGCTCAGATAATGTGCTGCGCGGCGGACTTACCTCCAAGCATATTGATACGGCGGAACTGCTGAAACATACAAAATGCGAAGCCACCTATCCGCAGGTTATTCCCGCAAAGGCCGATGAAAAAGAAAAAGTTTACCCGGCTCCGGTGCCCGATTTTGAATTGCATTCCTACGACCTGAAGACCGGTGATGAACTGGAGTTAAAGCCGGTGACCGCTGAACTGTTCCTGTTAACAGAGGGCGAGGCGGAATTGTCGGCCGGTGATACCCGTATTGTATTAAAAACCGGAGCCATTGCTGCAGCGGCTTTTCCGGGTGCAGTTGTAAAAGTACTGGCTGGTGCCTCCTCCCGGATATTCAGGGCTACAGTTCCCTTATGA
- the pyrF gene encoding orotidine-5'-phosphate decarboxylase, producing MTREQLVAQIYAKRSYLCVGLDTDIAKIPAHLLANPDAIFHFNKTIIDATRETCVAYKINTAFYEALGTKGWDAMERTVHYIGAGHFKIADAKRGDIGNTSDQYARAFFETLPFDAVTVAPYMGEDSVRPFLEYDGKWAIVLGLTSNKGARDFELQASGGGLLYEKVLTTVSKWGTAQNLMFVVGATQAEAFTRIRELVPDHFLLVPGVGAQGGSLQEISEKAMTKDCGLLVNASRAVIYASAQENFAGAAAAVAIQYQEEMGRYL from the coding sequence ATGACCCGCGAACAATTAGTTGCACAGATATATGCAAAAAGATCCTATCTATGTGTAGGATTGGATACCGATATTGCAAAGATTCCCGCCCACCTGTTGGCAAATCCGGATGCGATATTCCATTTTAATAAGACCATCATTGATGCCACAAGGGAAACCTGTGTAGCCTATAAGATCAATACGGCTTTTTATGAAGCTCTGGGTACAAAAGGATGGGATGCAATGGAACGGACCGTGCATTATATTGGCGCCGGTCATTTTAAGATTGCGGATGCCAAGCGGGGTGATATCGGCAACACCAGCGATCAGTATGCCCGGGCTTTTTTTGAAACGCTTCCCTTTGATGCGGTAACGGTAGCTCCTTATATGGGAGAGGACAGCGTAAGGCCCTTCCTGGAATATGACGGAAAATGGGCCATTGTACTGGGGCTTACTTCCAATAAAGGGGCCCGGGATTTTGAATTGCAGGCCAGTGGCGGCGGACTGCTGTATGAAAAAGTTCTGACAACGGTTTCTAAATGGGGAACGGCTCAAAACCTGATGTTCGTGGTTGGCGCCACCCAGGCGGAAGCCTTTACCCGGATCCGGGAATTGGTTCCCGATCATTTCCTCCTGGTACCAGGGGTGGGCGCCCAGGGCGGAAGCCTGCAGGAAATCTCCGAAAAGGCAATGACCAAGGACTGCGGGCTTTTGGTAAATGCAAGCAGGGCCGTGATTTATGCTTCAGCACAGGAAAATTTTGCCGGCGCAGCGGCCGCCGTGGCAATACAATATCAGGAAGAAATGGGCAGGTATTTATAA
- a CDS encoding cupin domain-containing protein translates to MPKKNNPREWVPWEQRRINPDIFYFREENSIPNSPHPLLIYRAFFNKTGDACENWLKKKFMINKWFPLPGVPPLDATFYYTNTHVVLGVCAGEAKWQFGGTLGLTMVIEKGDVLVVPAGVALRHLESGTGFKITGAASPGVVPKIRKVFSGHSKASGPITDVALPDTDPVLGTDDGLLGIWLQADPYTR, encoded by the coding sequence ATGCCCAAAAAAAATAACCCCCGTGAATGGGTGCCCTGGGAGCAGCGACGGATCAATCCGGATATCTTTTACTTCAGGGAAGAAAACTCTATCCCCAACAGCCCCCACCCTTTACTTATTTACAGAGCCTTTTTTAATAAAACAGGTGATGCCTGCGAAAACTGGTTGAAAAAGAAGTTCATGATCAATAAGTGGTTCCCATTGCCCGGTGTACCACCTCTTGATGCTACTTTTTATTATACCAACACTCATGTGGTTTTGGGCGTTTGCGCCGGAGAAGCGAAATGGCAGTTCGGAGGTACACTGGGGCTGACGATGGTTATTGAAAAAGGAGACGTGTTAGTAGTGCCCGCGGGAGTTGCCCTCCGGCATCTTGAGTCCGGTACCGGTTTTAAGATTACTGGCGCAGCCTCTCCTGGTGTAGTGCCAAAGATCCGTAAAGTATTTTCCGGCCATTCAAAAGCTTCCGGCCCCATTACAGATGTTGCGCTTCCCGATACGGACCCGGTCCTTGGCACGGATGACGGGCTGCTGGGCATCTGGTTACAGGCCGATCCCTATACCCGATAG
- a CDS encoding L-rhamnose mutarotase: METLKRYCLALDLKNDPTLIAEYEAYHREVWPEIRQSIRDSGIRHMEIFRVENRLFMIIEAGPEFSFEKKQAADAQNAKVQEWEALMWKFQQALPSANPGEKWILTQSIFKI, encoded by the coding sequence ATGGAAACATTAAAAAGATATTGCCTGGCCCTGGATTTAAAGAATGATCCAACGCTGATTGCCGAGTACGAGGCGTATCACCGCGAAGTGTGGCCGGAGATCCGGCAAAGCATCCGCGATTCTGGTATCCGGCATATGGAAATATTCCGGGTGGAGAACCGTTTGTTTATGATCATCGAAGCCGGACCGGAATTCTCCTTTGAGAAAAAACAGGCGGCTGACGCGCAAAATGCGAAGGTCCAGGAATGGGAAGCGCTGATGTGGAAATTCCAGCAGGCATTGCCTTCAGCCAATCCCGGTGAAAAATGGATCCTGACACAGTCCATTTTTAAGATCTGA
- a CDS encoding alpha-ketoacid dehydrogenase subunit alpha/beta, protein MENQTSNLTTPGEMLSFDRFKDGVLHDYYIACLSRETSLLGRREVLTGKAKFGIFGDGKEVAQVAMAKFFKPGDWRSGYYRDQTFMFAIGVGTPQQYFAQLYADPDPNNEPFSIGRQMNSHYTSRNVDADGNWLNLTEIKNTATDMAPTAAQMPRSFGLAYASKSFREVPELQQFKNLSNNGNEVCFCTIGDASTSEGHFWETVNAAGVAQVPLVIFVWDDGYGISVPREMQTTKGSISAALKGFEKEEGTNGFYISKVQGWDYMGMIEAFEEGIALARETHTPVLFHVDELTQPQGHSTSGSHERYKSTERLEWERERDCLKKMKEWILKNGLTDEATLEKMEADARNNVKEGRDNAWRAYLKPIKDQVEQTKNLLHQQIQELPEKAAELKKLIPDLVTNREPLRKNVLQTLYKAILICGDKAGSIQAYYDTLCRENAAIYNSNLYNEGAKSALKVTPVAPVITESSPLINGYEILNHYFDQLFANNPKVLAFGEDLGQIGDVNQGFAGLQKKHGAERISDTGIHELSIMGRGIGLALRGLRPIAEIQYLDYLVYGLQPLTDDVASLQYRTGGQQFCPIIIRSRGHRLEGIWHSGSPMGMIINSLRGIHVCVPRNMVQAAGMYNTLLQSNDPGLIIESLNGYRLKERLPENLETMTVPLGVPEILQEGTDITIVSYGSTLRIIQDALQKIAPMGISCELIDVQTLLPFDIHHRILDSLRKTNRIIFIDEDVPGGAAAYMFNKVMEEQGGYRYLDVAPRTITAKEHRPGYGSDGDYFSKPNAEEIAAALIDMMRE, encoded by the coding sequence ATGGAGAATCAGACTTCCAACCTTACTACCCCGGGTGAAATGCTTTCTTTTGATCGGTTCAAGGACGGCGTGCTACACGACTATTATATTGCCTGCCTGAGTCGTGAAACCAGCTTGCTGGGACGAAGGGAGGTACTGACCGGCAAAGCCAAATTCGGGATTTTTGGAGACGGAAAGGAAGTTGCCCAGGTGGCGATGGCTAAATTTTTTAAACCGGGTGACTGGCGCAGCGGGTATTACCGCGACCAGACCTTTATGTTTGCAATAGGTGTAGGCACCCCGCAGCAATATTTTGCCCAGCTGTATGCAGATCCCGACCCGAACAATGAGCCATTCAGCATAGGAAGGCAAATGAACAGCCACTATACCAGTCGTAATGTGGATGCGGATGGGAACTGGCTGAACCTGACAGAGATCAAAAATACAGCTACAGATATGGCCCCTACTGCGGCCCAGATGCCGCGGTCCTTTGGCCTGGCGTACGCATCTAAAAGTTTCCGGGAGGTTCCGGAACTGCAGCAGTTTAAAAACTTATCCAACAATGGAAACGAGGTTTGTTTTTGTACCATTGGGGATGCATCTACCAGTGAAGGCCATTTTTGGGAAACCGTAAATGCGGCCGGGGTGGCCCAGGTGCCCCTCGTGATTTTTGTATGGGATGACGGCTACGGGATTTCCGTACCGCGTGAAATGCAAACAACCAAAGGATCCATTTCCGCAGCCCTGAAAGGGTTTGAAAAAGAAGAAGGCACCAATGGTTTTTATATTTCAAAAGTGCAGGGCTGGGATTATATGGGCATGATCGAGGCTTTTGAAGAAGGCATCGCCCTGGCGCGTGAAACGCATACACCCGTGCTGTTTCATGTAGATGAACTTACACAACCGCAGGGGCATAGTACTTCAGGAAGTCATGAGCGGTACAAATCGACCGAGCGCCTGGAATGGGAGCGGGAACGGGACTGCCTGAAAAAAATGAAGGAGTGGATCCTGAAAAACGGGCTTACGGACGAGGCCACGCTTGAAAAAATGGAAGCCGATGCACGCAATAATGTAAAAGAAGGCCGCGACAATGCCTGGAGAGCATACCTGAAGCCGATCAAGGACCAGGTAGAGCAAACTAAAAACCTGTTGCATCAACAGATACAGGAACTGCCCGAAAAGGCCGCCGAATTAAAAAAGCTGATCCCCGACCTGGTTACCAACCGGGAGCCGCTCCGGAAAAATGTGTTACAAACCCTCTACAAGGCGATCCTTATCTGTGGTGACAAGGCCGGCAGCATACAGGCTTATTATGATACCTTATGCAGGGAAAACGCCGCTATTTATAATTCCAATTTATATAACGAGGGCGCCAAAAGCGCTTTAAAAGTAACACCGGTGGCTCCGGTGATCACAGAAAGCTCACCCCTTATTAATGGATATGAGATCCTGAACCACTATTTTGACCAGCTCTTTGCCAACAATCCCAAAGTATTGGCTTTTGGAGAAGACCTTGGCCAGATCGGGGATGTAAACCAGGGATTTGCCGGCTTACAAAAAAAGCATGGAGCAGAGCGGATCTCAGATACCGGTATTCATGAGCTGAGCATTATGGGACGCGGTATCGGACTTGCCCTCCGGGGATTGAGACCGATTGCCGAAATCCAGTACCTGGATTATCTTGTATACGGATTACAACCACTGACCGATGATGTAGCCTCGCTGCAATACCGCACCGGCGGACAGCAGTTTTGCCCGATTATTATCCGGAGCCGGGGGCACCGCCTGGAAGGTATCTGGCATAGCGGATCTCCCATGGGCATGATCATCAACTCGCTGAGAGGAATACATGTTTGTGTACCCCGTAATATGGTGCAGGCCGCCGGCATGTATAATACGCTATTGCAAAGCAACGACCCTGGGCTAATCATTGAAAGCCTGAACGGCTACCGGCTAAAAGAACGGCTACCGGAGAATCTTGAGACGATGACCGTTCCCCTGGGTGTACCCGAAATATTGCAGGAAGGAACAGATATTACGATTGTCAGTTATGGGTCTACCCTTCGGATCATACAGGACGCGCTGCAGAAAATTGCACCAATGGGCATCAGCTGTGAGCTGATTGATGTACAGACCCTGCTACCGTTTGACATTCATCACCGGATTTTAGATTCCCTCAGAAAAACCAACCGCATTATTTTCATTGACGAGGATGTGCCGGGAGGTGCGGCTGCATATATGTTTAATAAAGTAATGGAGGAGCAGGGAGGCTATCGCTACCTGGATGTAGCTCCACGCACGATCACCGCAAAAGAGCACCGCCCCGGTTATGGAAGCGATGGCGACTATTTCAGCAAACCCAACGCAGAAGAGATTGCTGCAGCGTTGATTGATATGATGCGGGAATGA
- a CDS encoding DUF1573 domain-containing protein → MKKFYLFAVLFLMGFAVASHAQEAVPADQVIKMAKEEYQLGKLKFKEGTTFFMEFTNISKKPVIVENVLVGCGCTVAEKPSAPIMPGKVGKIKVGYDATAAAGSAFKKDVTIKIKGAQPKTVYFTGEII, encoded by the coding sequence ATGAAGAAATTTTATCTTTTCGCGGTTTTGTTTTTGATGGGTTTTGCAGTTGCTTCTCATGCGCAGGAAGCAGTGCCGGCAGACCAGGTGATTAAAATGGCAAAAGAAGAATATCAGTTGGGAAAATTGAAATTTAAAGAGGGGACTACCTTTTTTATGGAATTTACCAATATCAGCAAAAAGCCGGTGATTGTAGAAAATGTATTGGTTGGCTGCGGTTGTACTGTAGCGGAAAAGCCATCAGCACCCATCATGCCCGGAAAGGTTGGAAAAATTAAAGTGGGATATGATGCTACAGCAGCTGCAGGAAGTGCATTTAAAAAAGATGTAACCATTAAAATAAAAGGAGCTCAGCCCAAAACGGTATATTTTACCGGTGAGATCATCTAA
- a CDS encoding pyridoxal phosphate-dependent aminotransferase, with amino-acid sequence MLRISQRGVDMPASPIRKLVPYAEAAKRRGMTVYHLNIGQPDIETPPAIMQAVREVQMPVLEYSHSAGNESYRRKLVTYYRRIGIDVTHEQIMVTTGGSEAILFAFFSCLNPGDEVIIPEPFYANYNGFACTAGIKVVPIPSSIDTGFALPPASEFERVITEKTRAILICNPNNPTGYLYSRQEVEALGAICRKYQLYLFSDEAYREFRYTDTEYISALQLQGLDENVVLMDTISKRYSACGARIGALVTRNANVYSTALKFAQARLSPPGLAQIMGEAAVDLPENYFDATKEEYERRRNLLVRRLNAMEGVFCPNPGGAFYAIARLPIDDCDRFCQWLLESFSYNNQTLMLAPATGFYATPGLGLNEVRLAYVLNTDAINAAMDCLEQALKQYPGKRG; translated from the coding sequence ATGCTTAGAATTTCTCAAAGAGGAGTGGATATGCCGGCTTCACCCATCCGGAAGCTGGTTCCTTATGCCGAAGCGGCAAAGCGAAGAGGGATGACGGTTTATCATCTGAATATCGGCCAGCCCGATATCGAAACCCCTCCGGCCATCATGCAGGCGGTAAGGGAGGTGCAGATGCCGGTTCTGGAATACAGCCACAGTGCAGGAAATGAAAGTTATCGCCGTAAGCTGGTAACGTATTACCGGCGGATCGGGATCGACGTTACCCACGAACAGATCATGGTGACCACCGGGGGAAGTGAGGCCATATTATTTGCGTTTTTCAGTTGCCTGAACCCGGGTGATGAGGTGATTATTCCGGAACCATTTTATGCGAATTATAACGGGTTTGCCTGCACAGCAGGTATAAAAGTGGTACCCATTCCGTCTTCCATCGATACCGGGTTCGCATTGCCCCCGGCTTCGGAATTTGAGCGGGTAATCACCGAAAAGACCCGGGCCATTCTCATTTGTAACCCCAATAACCCTACGGGCTATCTGTACAGCCGGCAGGAGGTAGAAGCCCTGGGGGCCATTTGCCGCAAATACCAGTTATATCTTTTTTCAGACGAAGCCTATAGGGAGTTTCGCTATACAGATACCGAATATATCAGCGCGCTTCAGCTCCAGGGGTTGGATGAAAACGTAGTATTGATGGATACCATTAGCAAACGCTATAGCGCCTGTGGCGCCCGGATCGGGGCATTGGTTACGCGCAACGCTAACGTTTACAGCACGGCATTGAAATTTGCACAGGCGCGGCTCAGTCCGCCAGGATTGGCACAGATTATGGGCGAAGCTGCAGTGGATCTTCCTGAAAATTATTTTGACGCTACCAAAGAGGAATATGAACGCCGCCGCAATTTGCTGGTGCGCCGGCTGAATGCCATGGAAGGTGTGTTTTGCCCTAACCCCGGTGGTGCTTTTTATGCAATTGCCCGTTTACCCATCGATGATTGCGACCGGTTCTGCCAATGGTTACTGGAATCGTTTAGCTACAATAATCAAACGCTGATGCTGGCGCCGGCAACCGGTTTTTATGCAACACCTGGATTGGGACTTAACGAAGTACGCCTGGCCTATGTATTAAATACAGATGCTATTAACGCAGCTATGGATTGCCTGGAGCAGGCCTTGAAACAATATCCGGGCAAACGCGGATAA
- a CDS encoding ammonium transporter, with product MTRKLAIIPFALLILIVILSLLFGHNPTEIKQFAEINSGDTAWMLTSAALVLIMTPGLAFFYGGMVKKKNVISTMLQSFICMAIVSIIWVVFGFSLAFGDSIGGFVGNPGTFFLMNGVLEHKPWTLAPTVPLVVFAFFQLKFAIITPALVTGAFSERIRFTSYIFFICLFIIFIYCPLAHATWHPDGFLFKLGVLDFAGGTVVHMSAGLAALAGAIYLKKRTDTGENKPARITYVLLGTGLLWFGWFGFNGGSAMGANALAASALATTAVASGAAAFAWVIFDALRGKKPSAMGTSIGAVVGLVAITPAAGFVSLPHALVIGVVAAIISNMMVEWRTKTGIDDTLDVFPCHGVGGMVGMLLTGVFANKAINTANTTGNGLFFGETKLFTTHVLVLLGVIVFVLAASFILLKITDLITPLRASEDEELEGLDRSQHGESL from the coding sequence ATGACTCGAAAACTAGCTATCATTCCTTTTGCCCTATTAATTCTGATTGTAATCCTCAGTTTGTTGTTTGGTCATAATCCTACCGAGATCAAGCAATTTGCAGAGATCAATTCCGGTGATACGGCCTGGATGCTGACCTCTGCTGCACTGGTATTAATCATGACGCCCGGCCTGGCTTTCTTTTACGGAGGCATGGTAAAAAAGAAGAATGTAATTTCTACGATGTTGCAAAGCTTCATCTGCATGGCGATTGTTTCGATCATTTGGGTGGTTTTCGGTTTTAGCCTGGCCTTTGGTGATTCCATTGGCGGTTTTGTCGGTAACCCGGGTACATTTTTCCTGATGAACGGGGTACTGGAGCACAAACCCTGGACGCTGGCACCAACGGTGCCCTTGGTGGTTTTTGCCTTTTTCCAGTTAAAATTTGCCATCATAACGCCGGCGTTGGTAACCGGGGCATTTTCAGAACGCATCCGTTTTACTTCCTATATATTCTTTATATGCCTGTTTATTATTTTTATTTACTGTCCGCTGGCACATGCCACCTGGCATCCGGACGGGTTCCTGTTTAAATTGGGAGTGCTTGATTTTGCGGGGGGTACAGTAGTGCACATGAGTGCAGGACTTGCAGCACTGGCAGGGGCCATTTATCTTAAGAAGCGAACCGATACTGGTGAAAACAAGCCGGCAAGAATCACCTATGTTTTATTGGGCACCGGGTTGCTTTGGTTTGGCTGGTTTGGATTCAACGGCGGATCTGCAATGGGCGCCAACGCCCTGGCTGCCTCTGCATTGGCTACAACAGCAGTGGCTTCCGGAGCTGCTGCCTTTGCCTGGGTTATTTTTGATGCGCTGCGGGGCAAAAAACCTTCTGCTATGGGTACGAGCATCGGAGCTGTTGTAGGACTGGTGGCCATTACCCCTGCAGCAGGCTTTGTAAGCCTGCCGCATGCACTGGTAATAGGTGTGGTGGCAGCCATCATTAGCAATATGATGGTAGAATGGAGAACAAAAACCGGCATCGATGATACATTGGATGTATTTCCCTGTCATGGTGTGGGAGGAATGGTAGGTATGCTGCTGACCGGCGTTTTTGCAAATAAAGCAATCAATACAGCCAACACAACCGGTAATGGTTTGTTCTTTGGCGAAACCAAATTGTTTACCACTCATGTACTGGTGTTACTGGGAGTGATTGTTTTTGTATTAGCGGCTTCATTCATTCTTTTGAAAATTACCGACCTGATCACGCCGCTGCGCGCAAGCGAAGATGAAGAGCTGGAAGGCCTGGACCGGTCTCAGCACGGAGAAAGCTTATAA